The Candidatus Korarchaeum sp. nucleotide sequence AGGGGAGATCCGGCGCAGAATACGATTTCACGATAGCTGTATGGTTAGAGGGATCTGATGAGCCCATAGCAGTACTGGATTTCGTCAGAGGTCCTATCGATGATGAGAGACTCCTCTCATTCTTCGCCAAGTCCCTCGATGTCATGGCGAAGGAGAGGATATTAGTTACGCAAGCGAAGGACAGCTTAATGGAAGCGAAAGCGAGTAGGTTGGGCATAAGGGTCTTCGAGCTGGAGGATGAGGATCTCGTAAGGAAGATAGGGGAAGTGCTGCTTTCTCTGCATGTAAAAGGGAGTGAGACATGAGGAGGATATATCTCACCCTCTTCCTGATCTTCCTCAATATCTCATTGATGCCCTTCTTCATAGGTGGGATGCACACATTCCTCGCTTACGCTTTCGCTCTGATATTCGCTATCTATTTCTCAGCTCAAGCTTTCATATCGATGGATAGCAAGCTGCTAGGAGGGGCCGCTCTCTTCTCCCTCCTCATAATAGTCCCCATCTCCTTAGCTTTAGTAGCCTCCCTGGAGAGCCTCAGCACCTTCGAGACGATCCTCTATGGGATAATAGCATTCGGCTTCACTTTGATATCTTGGCATTACCTCCTCTTGGTGCCCCTAGCTGCCTACTATAAGAGGATGGAGGAGATAGAGGCGAGGAAGCCCCTGCTCTACAGACCTCTGGTTAGCGTGATAATCCCAGCTAGGAACGAGGAGAAAGTGATAGGGTCCACGATAAGATCTGTTCTGGAGTCCGATTATGAGCCAAAGGAGGTAGTGGTAGTCGATGATGGATCTACGGATAGGACATTCGAGATAGCATCGATTTACCAGGGGCCCAAGGTCAAGGTCCTCAGGAGGGAACTAGGAGGCAGGGGGAAGGCCAGAGCCCTCAACTTCGGCTTGAGGTTCGCGAGAGGCGAAGTCATAGTCCTAATGGATGCTGACACTATAATAAGCAGGGATGCTATAAAAGAGCTAGTTAGAAAGCTTCAGGACCCCAGGGTATCTGCTGTAGCTGGTAACGTCATGGTTAGGAATAAAGTGAACTTATTGACGAAACTGCAGGCGATAGAATACATAGCGACTTTCCACTTATTCAGGAAGGGATTGAGCGTATTGGGGGCTGTTCCAATAATATCTGGAGCTCTTGGGGCATTCAGGAGAAACGTTTTAGAAAGTAGTGGTCTCTACGATATTGATACTTTAACAGAGGATTTCGACGTGACTTTGAAGGCCCTCAAGTCCGGGAGGATCGTTCAAGCGAGTTCATATGCTCTAGCTTTCACTGAAGCCCCTGAGAAGTTGAAGAGCTTGTATAGGCAGAGGTTGAGGTGGTATAGAGGGGCTTATGAAGTTCTAATAAAACATAGGGATGCATTCTCGCTCTCAGGCTCGACTATGCTTGACTTCTCACTGATCCTGATGAACAACTTAATAATACCTCTGATAGACTTCCTATCCATAATATCGATAATCATAGCAATATTGAGGGGCCTCATATGGCCCTTGATCATCCAGATAATCCTCTTCTCCACCCTACAGATATTAATAAATTTATTTACATTGCAATTGGCTGAGGAGAGAGATATCTCACTAGTATTTCTCCCGCTGTTCGCAATAGGCTACAAGCAGTTCCACGAGATCTTAATGCTGAAGTGCTTCTTCGACGTCATAATAGCTAGGATGAGGGGGAAGAGCTTCTCATGGACTTTCATAGAGAGGAGGGGCCTAGAGGAGCCTAAGTTGAGAGCTGGCCCCCGATTTTAAGAAGTTTTTTAACGCTGCATTCATGCAAGCTCATGCTCAGAGGATTAGGCGATGGCATCCAAGTGCTCCCGGGGAGCCCCTCAACTCTCTTCATCCCTTCATCGGATGGCTACTACATAATAGATCCGGGATCTTCCGAGGAGAGGAGAGCTTATATAGAGGCTCAGGGGAAGATAAAAGCTGTTCTGATAACTCACTCACACTCGGATCATATATTAGCCGCTAGGGATTTGAGATCCGAACTGGGCGTTTTCGCTCCCCTCTCCGAGACCCCCTTCATAGAGTCCCCGGAGCTCAGGGAGGCCACTACGTTCGGGGGTTACGCTCCCTGGAAATTGATATTCCACGTAGAGGCAGTTCCCCTGAAAGTGGATAATCCATTCAGGCTGCCCTTCAATTTAGATGGGATAGAGGCGATCCCCCTACCTGGCCATACATTCGGGCAAGTGGGTTATGTAGCCAGAGGGATTTTGTACGCTGCCGATTCCTTCTTCGGAGATAAACTCCTGAAGAACGTTGTGATCCCTTACTTCTTGGATTTCGAGACCGCTATGAGTACTATAGAGTTCTTGAGGGATAATGCGAGGGAATTCGAGAAGATAGTCCCCTCACACGGGCCTATAGTCGAGGGAAGGAGGGCTATAGAGCTCCTAGAGATGAACATGAGGGCGATGGAATCGATAAGGGAGAAAGTGATATCGATCCTCAGGGGGAGGAAGATGTGCGTCGAAGCTCTATCAGCTAGGATATTGAGGGAGGGAGGTGCTGAACTGACCCCGGGATCTATAATACTCTCCTCAGTGACTATAAGGTCCCTGCTCTCCAGGCTCTATGAGAGGGGCATAGTGGATGCTGAAGCTAGTGAGGAAGGCATACTTTGGAAGCTCAACGATTGAGGAAGCCCATCAGACGGTCCAGGATACCGGCTCTAGCCTTCATCTCCACTAGAGCTGGATGAATCGGATCCCTGAGATCGAACTTGAGGTCAATAAGTTGCTTTTCATCCTTAACAGTGACCTGAAGCAGCGGATGTTCATATCTATAGCTCATCACCCTGACCTCTCCCCCTACCGCTCCCCTAACTATCCTCTCAACGGTCTCCTTCAAGATCCTGGGCTCTACCTCCATTGAACCATCCTCAAAGGAGTAGCGAACCACGAAGAGGAACATCCCCATCCGGTCCATGCCATTCAAATGGAGGAAAGCGTTTACTCTCCCCCTCCTTCCCTTGAAGAGCGACCTAGGTTTTATCTTCCATAAGATCTCACTGGGATTCCTCTCAAAATCTAGTCTTAGGCTCACTCCCAAGTTGTATTTCGAGGATAGCTCCATCTCAGCCTCCCTTATTACATCTTCCAGGCATCCCTTTCCCAGGAGGATCCCCTCATCCCCCTTCAGGAGGAAGGAGAGGCAAGCATCACTACCCTCGAACTTACAGAAGAGCAGATATCCCGAGCTCTTCGGATCGTAAGCTGCTCTCTCAACTAGCAGCGACATATCCGGTGATCCCCTGAGATCGTTCAGTTTGAAGACCGAGAACTTCCATGAGCCCCCTCTCCTCGATTTGACGTAGAGCAGGGAGTCATCCACATCATAATCGAGCTCATCTGCATTCAATATGCGCTTCAATGCGCCTTCATCAACTTTCTTACTCAGGATATGCACTTCACCGCTGGAAGCATCGTAAGAGACGTTCAATACCACGAAATTTATGGTCAGGGTCATGATGAAGCTCACGCGAGTCTCACCATCCCTCTCCACCACTCTGTAAGATCTAGCGATATCTTCCATGGATAGCTCGATCATGGAGGGATCTACGGATGTTATCCTCGAGATCTCCCTTATGACGTTCCTCCTCATTTCCTCTAATCCCGGGAGCTTCACCCTATTCATCGCTCCAGAGTACCTGTTGACCCTGATGAGCTCCAACTCACCACCCATCTTCACTATGAAGTTAGCGTAGCCATCATCTGATCCCCTCGCTAGGATCTCGATTCCTACAGATGCCTTCTTTTTATCGAACAGGGCATCCCATGACCTCGTTATAATCCTCCTCCCGGCCCCTTGATCCGAATTCTTGATGGACTCCAAAACAGTGGTTTCGAGTTCCTCCAGCGGTATTGGCTTCAATGAGACTCTCCTTCCCCTTTCACTCAGCTCCGCCTCTCCGATCTCCCTGTCCCCTAACTTCAGGGAGTACTTGAGCTTCCTCGCTATGAGGACGGTTTCAGCATTCAATACTTTAACTGAACTCTTGGGGACCCTCAGGGACTCCGAGAGGGCTTCTAATAAAAATTCTCTAGCTTCTCCCCTGGATATCTCGCTATTAACCTCTAACTCGATCTCCCCAGCTAATTCGAAGCTGAGGTAGTCCGAAGCCCTGAAATCGATCAATTTGGGTTTTGGGGAGTTCAAGACGAGGCTCTTACCGCTCTTATACAGATATGGGACGAAATCCTTCCTCCCCGATCTATTCGTATAACTCACTTGCCAGTTAATGAGGACTCCGTAATCGACTGAAGCCCATTTGAGCTCAAATTTGACCTCAGATGGGTCTATTCCGCTCTTCATAACCTCAGAATCTAAAGAAATGCTCAAGTTCTTGGGTATCAGGACGATCTCCATCTGAACTCCACCTCGAGCTCGTTGGGGTATTCGTGAGGAAGCTTCAGCCTCAACCAATCCCTCACTAGCTTCCTCATCTCTATCGCGATATCCACTATCCTCTCCATGGTCTCCCTATCCCTGACCTTGAGGTCTGGGTAGATCAGCTTTATAGCCCCGGAGACGAGCCTTATCAGGGCCCTCTCATCCCTTATACTGACGTTCCCGAACTTCATGAAGCTCCTCGCGATTGTTGAGGCATCGAACTTCCTCATCTCATGCAGCCAGTATGATATGAGATCCAAGGAGAGGCCCTTCCCTCTCGCTATATGCTCCTGCGAGCTCCTTATCTTCGGGAGCTTCCAGCCAGGTAATATGCCATGTATCCTGTCCATCAATGCTGTGTCCCTGGCGAACTCCGGAAGGAAGCTATCGATGTCGCGGGGCGAGCTGGGTATACTCTCAACGTTTCCGATGAAGACGAGGGAACAATCGCTCGATACAAGCTTCCCTCCCCTCTCGTAATTCCCGCTCTCCATATAGTCCTTGAGCTTCCCTATCATCTCCTCAGTCCCGCTCAAGCTCAAGTAATTGATCTCATCGAATACTACGGCATCCATAAGGCCTATGAGTCCTATCGTCTTCGTCAGCTTATTGTAGAAGAGTTCGCTGGGGGAGGCCCTCCCTCCCGATATTACCCTGACCTTATGGGAGATGTTCTTGTAGAGATAGCTCTTCCCCGAAGCCCTGGGCCCGAACTCCATCATATTCACGTTGCACTCTATGAGGGGGACCAGTCTCATCAGATAGAGGATCTTCTGCTCGAAATCGTAAGAGCTGGGATTGAGGCCCAAACTCTGTATTAGGATATCCATCCATTCCTCATCAGTGAAATGGGGTCTCGCCCCTCGGAAGTATTCGATATCGAAGCTGCTTATCTCATATGGGTGGAACTCCACCATCAGTACGGGCTCTGATTTCTTATCCCCATATCTTCTCCCATCATCGAAGATCAGCTTTCCTATCCCCCAGACACCGTTCCTAAGCAAGTTCTCATGCTCTTCCAGTATCCTAGGATCTATCATAGCGTTCTTGAGGTTCAGGACGGGTATCTCGAGCCTATGGACCCCTGACTTTATATCAGTCACTACTTTGAAATCGTCCAGTATAAATTGCTCCCCTTTACTCATGAGCCTGTTCAATACGACGTCTTTCTCCTCGGGCTCCGGTCTCAGCTCCCTCAGATACTCGGCGATCCAAGAGGGGCATTTGGGTAGGGGGATATCACTGCACAACTTCAGGATCAGATACTCCTCTATATAACGCGGGATCTTATAAGCGGAGAGGTTTAAGTGGAATCCCTTCTCAACCACGCAGCTGGAATCGAAGAATATCAAAAGCTTTCTCTCCAGATCCCTCGATAATGTCGATTCTGAGATGAACTCCCTACCCTGTTCCTTCATCAGATCGAATAGCACTCGATTTCTTATAAAAATTGATCCTGTCTTAACTAATAGGGACCAAAGGACTCAAGAGAATCTAGATCTTATAACTCTCACGAGGACCTCAGCTGGATCCTCGCATCCCCTCAAGAACTCCCTAGCCCTCTCCCTGAGCCTCCCGCTCTCCCACTCCTTCCTGAGCTCATCGTAAACCGAGGAAAGATGGCTAGCTTTCATACCGGTAGCCTTCCTCATGAGCCCCTCGCTCAATAGTATCTTGCTCACGCAGGGATCCTCGCCCGGGAAGAGGGAGATGGAAGGTACTCCCAGCAGAGCCGCTTCCCTGGCCATAGTCCCCCCTCCGGATATCACGCCAGCTGATCTGGAGATGAGGGAGATGCCATCTATACTCGCACTCACCCTCTCCCCCGATGGCAGCTCTATGA carries:
- a CDS encoding glycosyltransferase family 2 protein, which produces MRRIYLTLFLIFLNISLMPFFIGGMHTFLAYAFALIFAIYFSAQAFISMDSKLLGGAALFSLLIIVPISLALVASLESLSTFETILYGIIAFGFTLISWHYLLLVPLAAYYKRMEEIEARKPLLYRPLVSVIIPARNEEKVIGSTIRSVLESDYEPKEVVVVDDGSTDRTFEIASIYQGPKVKVLRRELGGRGKARALNFGLRFARGEVIVLMDADTIISRDAIKELVRKLQDPRVSAVAGNVMVRNKVNLLTKLQAIEYIATFHLFRKGLSVLGAVPIISGALGAFRRNVLESSGLYDIDTLTEDFDVTLKALKSGRIVQASSYALAFTEAPEKLKSLYRQRLRWYRGAYEVLIKHRDAFSLSGSTMLDFSLILMNNLIIPLIDFLSIISIIIAILRGLIWPLIIQIILFSTLQILINLFTLQLAEERDISLVFLPLFAIGYKQFHEILMLKCFFDVIIARMRGKSFSWTFIERRGLEEPKLRAGPRF
- a CDS encoding MBL fold metallo-hydrolase, producing the protein MLRGLGDGIQVLPGSPSTLFIPSSDGYYIIDPGSSEERRAYIEAQGKIKAVLITHSHSDHILAARDLRSELGVFAPLSETPFIESPELREATTFGGYAPWKLIFHVEAVPLKVDNPFRLPFNLDGIEAIPLPGHTFGQVGYVARGILYAADSFFGDKLLKNVVIPYFLDFETAMSTIEFLRDNAREFEKIVPSHGPIVEGRRAIELLEMNMRAMESIREKVISILRGRKMCVEALSARILREGGAELTPGSIILSSVTIRSLLSRLYERGIVDAEASEEGILWKLND
- the brxL gene encoding BREX system Lon protease-like protein BrxL; the protein is MKEQGREFISESTLSRDLERKLLIFFDSSCVVEKGFHLNLSAYKIPRYIEEYLILKLCSDIPLPKCPSWIAEYLRELRPEPEEKDVVLNRLMSKGEQFILDDFKVVTDIKSGVHRLEIPVLNLKNAMIDPRILEEHENLLRNGVWGIGKLIFDDGRRYGDKKSEPVLMVEFHPYEISSFDIEYFRGARPHFTDEEWMDILIQSLGLNPSSYDFEQKILYLMRLVPLIECNVNMMEFGPRASGKSYLYKNISHKVRVISGGRASPSELFYNKLTKTIGLIGLMDAVVFDEINYLSLSGTEEMIGKLKDYMESGNYERGGKLVSSDCSLVFIGNVESIPSSPRDIDSFLPEFARDTALMDRIHGILPGWKLPKIRSSQEHIARGKGLSLDLISYWLHEMRKFDASTIARSFMKFGNVSIRDERALIRLVSGAIKLIYPDLKVRDRETMERIVDIAIEMRKLVRDWLRLKLPHEYPNELEVEFRWRSS